One Arthrobacter sp. StoSoilB20 DNA segment encodes these proteins:
- a CDS encoding tyrosine-protein phosphatase: protein MAVLNLRPLAGGRILRGSQPFGLDAAATSAFLAEHGIQAIVDLRSELERSLVPWLINSDGSTDGTSSAGSAMPGVELVNNPLDPNAIAGSLHAVETPEDLGGLYLGWIKLRPEWVADALRPAARGKRTLVHCSLGKDRTGVVSAIALLAAGAAEDSIVEDYTATTLNLPTMLDIMAETWRLHVPSTPAAYFSPELMVLQSPEAAMRHFLAAFAEEFGDARSFLREAGLTAVEVQSLAP, encoded by the coding sequence ATGGCTGTGCTCAATCTGCGTCCTCTGGCCGGTGGCCGGATACTCAGGGGGAGCCAGCCGTTCGGCTTGGATGCCGCTGCGACGTCGGCTTTCCTGGCGGAGCACGGCATCCAGGCGATCGTGGACCTGCGCAGCGAGTTGGAGCGCTCGTTGGTTCCCTGGCTGATCAATAGCGACGGTTCGACGGACGGCACCAGCTCAGCCGGCTCCGCCATGCCCGGCGTCGAACTCGTGAACAACCCGCTGGATCCCAACGCAATCGCCGGCTCGCTCCATGCTGTGGAGACCCCCGAGGACCTGGGCGGGCTCTACCTTGGCTGGATCAAGCTACGGCCGGAGTGGGTTGCTGATGCTCTCCGTCCCGCCGCCCGCGGTAAGCGCACGCTGGTTCATTGCTCCCTGGGCAAGGACCGGACGGGCGTGGTGTCGGCCATCGCGCTCCTGGCGGCGGGGGCCGCCGAGGACTCCATAGTGGAGGATTACACCGCCACTACCCTCAACCTTCCCACCATGCTGGACATCATGGCTGAAACATGGCGGTTGCATGTCCCTTCCACTCCTGCGGCATACTTCAGCCCCGAACTGATGGTCCTACAGAGCCCTGAAGCTGCCATGCGGCACTTCCTGGCCGCTTTCGCAGAGGAGTTCGGCGACGCCCGGAGCTTCCTGCGCGAGGCGGGCCTGACCGCCGTCGAGGTTCAATCACTGGCTCCGTAG
- a CDS encoding HAD-IIA family hydrolase — protein MAEETTSTSVYRNGHEIECWLTDMDGVLVHENQAIPGAAELIQRWVDTSKRFLVLTNNSIFTPRDLAARLRASGLEVPEENIWTSALATAQFLKDQVQSSDSGNRAYTIGEAGLTTALHEAGFILTDTDPDFVVLGETRTYSFEAITMAVRHILAGARFIATNPDATGPSKDGPMPATGAIAAMITKATGREPYIVGKPNPMMFRSAMNQIDAHSETTAMIGDRMDTDIVAGMEAGLHTVLVLSGITQREEIVSFPFRPNQILNSVADLKSQI, from the coding sequence ATGGCAGAAGAAACCACGTCCACATCGGTTTATCGGAACGGCCACGAAATCGAGTGCTGGCTCACGGACATGGACGGCGTCCTGGTCCATGAGAACCAGGCAATCCCCGGCGCGGCTGAACTCATCCAGCGCTGGGTGGATACGTCCAAGCGGTTCCTGGTCCTGACCAACAACTCCATCTTCACTCCCCGCGACCTCGCAGCCCGCCTGCGTGCGTCCGGCCTGGAGGTACCGGAAGAGAACATTTGGACGTCGGCACTGGCCACGGCCCAGTTCCTCAAGGACCAGGTCCAGTCCTCGGATTCGGGCAACCGCGCCTACACCATCGGTGAAGCCGGGCTTACAACCGCGCTGCACGAGGCCGGATTCATCCTCACGGACACCGATCCTGACTTCGTGGTGCTGGGTGAGACCCGCACCTACTCCTTCGAAGCGATCACCATGGCCGTCCGCCACATCCTGGCCGGTGCCCGGTTCATCGCCACCAACCCGGATGCCACCGGCCCCTCCAAGGACGGTCCCATGCCCGCCACCGGAGCCATAGCGGCCATGATCACCAAGGCCACGGGCCGCGAACCGTACATCGTAGGCAAGCCGAACCCCATGATGTTCCGTTCCGCCATGAACCAGATCGACGCCCATTCCGAGACCACTGCCATGATCGGTGACCGCATGGACACTGACATCGTTGCCGGCATGGAAGCGGGCCTGCACACGGTCCTGGTCCTCAGCGGAATCACCCAGCGTGAAGAAATCGTGTCCTTCCCGTTCCGGCCCAACCAGATCCTGAACTCTGTGGCCGACCTCAAGAGCCAGATTTAG
- a CDS encoding TrmH family RNA methyltransferase, with amino-acid sequence MSSAETTPEGGEEAKPEVGVGPWEGELPVGDHWDPDLLRDGDRRNVVDQYRYWKHEAIVADLDSKRHDFHIAIENWQHDLNIGTVVRTANAFLAKEVHIIGRRRWNRRGAMVTDRYQHVRHHPTVEDFVQWAEGEGLAVIGIDIFPDSVPLETYDLPKNCVLVFGQEGPGLTPEVHDAAVATLSIEQFGSTRSMNAASAAAIAMHAWVRRHVFQQPVS; translated from the coding sequence CTGTCCTCGGCCGAGACCACACCGGAAGGCGGGGAAGAAGCGAAGCCCGAGGTTGGCGTCGGGCCCTGGGAAGGTGAGCTGCCGGTTGGCGACCACTGGGATCCGGACCTGTTGAGGGATGGTGACCGCCGCAACGTGGTGGACCAGTACAGGTACTGGAAGCACGAGGCGATCGTCGCGGACCTTGATTCAAAGCGGCACGATTTCCACATCGCCATAGAGAACTGGCAGCACGACCTCAACATCGGCACGGTGGTCCGGACCGCCAACGCGTTCCTTGCCAAGGAGGTCCACATCATTGGTCGACGCCGGTGGAACCGTCGCGGGGCCATGGTCACCGACCGCTACCAGCACGTCCGCCACCACCCCACGGTCGAGGACTTCGTGCAGTGGGCCGAGGGGGAGGGGCTTGCCGTGATCGGCATCGATATCTTCCCGGATTCGGTGCCGTTGGAGACGTACGACCTCCCGAAGAACTGCGTGCTGGTTTTCGGCCAGGAAGGCCCCGGCCTGACACCCGAGGTGCACGATGCCGCCGTCGCTACGCTTTCAATCGAGCAGTTCGGCTCCACCCGGTCCATGAATGCTGCCTCCGCGGCCGCCATCGCCATGCACGCGTGGGTGCGCCGGCACGTATTCCAACAGCCCGTGAGCTAG
- the fbaA gene encoding class II fructose-bisphosphate aldolase codes for MPIATPEIYSEMIDRAKAGGFAFPAVNVTSSQTLNAAIRGFAEAESDGIIQVSTGGAAYWSGASIKDMVAGSLGFAAFAREVAKNYNVNIALHTDHCPQDKLADFVLPLLAASEEAVKAGNDPIFNSHMWDGSHETLPENLRIGRELLERAAAAKIILEVEIGTVGGEEDGVENEINEKLYTTTEDALATIEALGAGEHGRYLTALTFGNVHGVYKPGNVKLRPELLKQIQSEVGAKIGKENPFDLVFHGGSGSTEQEIADAVSYGVIKMNIDTDTQYAFTRPVAGHMFSNYDGVLKVDGEMGNKKTYDPRVWGASAEAGMAARIVEAAQQLGSVGKTF; via the coding sequence ATGCCCATTGCAACCCCAGAGATTTACTCCGAGATGATCGACCGCGCAAAGGCAGGCGGATTCGCTTTCCCCGCGGTCAACGTGACGTCGTCGCAGACTCTGAACGCTGCGATCCGCGGTTTCGCCGAGGCCGAATCGGACGGCATCATCCAGGTTTCCACCGGTGGCGCAGCCTACTGGTCCGGCGCTTCGATCAAGGACATGGTTGCCGGTTCCCTCGGCTTCGCCGCGTTCGCCCGCGAAGTTGCCAAGAACTACAACGTCAACATCGCCCTGCACACGGACCACTGCCCGCAGGACAAGCTGGCGGACTTCGTCCTGCCGCTGCTCGCCGCTTCCGAGGAAGCCGTCAAGGCCGGCAACGACCCCATCTTCAACTCGCACATGTGGGACGGCTCGCACGAGACCCTCCCGGAGAACCTGCGCATCGGCCGCGAGCTGCTGGAACGTGCAGCTGCTGCGAAGATCATCCTCGAAGTTGAAATCGGCACCGTTGGTGGCGAAGAAGACGGCGTTGAGAACGAGATCAACGAGAAGCTCTACACCACCACCGAGGACGCCCTGGCCACGATCGAGGCACTCGGCGCCGGCGAACACGGCCGCTACCTCACCGCGCTGACCTTCGGCAACGTGCACGGCGTCTACAAGCCGGGCAACGTCAAGCTCCGCCCGGAACTGCTCAAGCAGATCCAGTCCGAGGTTGGCGCCAAGATCGGCAAGGAAAACCCGTTCGACCTCGTCTTCCACGGCGGTTCAGGCTCCACCGAGCAGGAAATCGCTGACGCCGTTTCCTACGGTGTCATCAAGATGAACATCGACACCGACACCCAGTACGCCTTCACCCGCCCGGTTGCCGGCCACATGTTCTCCAACTACGACGGCGTCCTGAAGGTCGACGGCGAAATGGGCAACAAGAAGACCTACGACCCCCGCGTCTGGGGTGCTTCGGCCGAAGCCGGCATGGCCGCGCGCATCGTCGAAGCCGCACAGCAGCTCGGTTCGGTGGGCAAGACCTTCTAA
- a CDS encoding DUF3151 domain-containing protein, with product MSDEFRKNLMGPEPTLLPAETEIYQHLALGNEALDLVAKNPTSSLLWAILAEEAWAEGRTIESYAYARVGYHRGLDSLRRNGWRGVGPIPWEHEPNQGFLRALYALGRAASAIGEAEEPERIEKFLNDSDPKAKAALEAR from the coding sequence ATGTCTGACGAATTCCGCAAGAACCTGATGGGGCCGGAGCCTACGCTCCTGCCCGCTGAAACCGAGATCTACCAGCACTTGGCGCTCGGCAACGAAGCGCTGGACCTGGTGGCCAAAAACCCTACGTCGTCCCTGCTGTGGGCCATCCTCGCCGAGGAAGCCTGGGCCGAAGGCCGGACCATCGAGTCCTACGCCTACGCCCGCGTTGGCTACCATCGCGGACTGGACTCCCTGCGCCGCAACGGTTGGCGCGGAGTGGGACCTATCCCGTGGGAGCATGAGCCCAACCAGGGCTTCCTGCGTGCCCTCTACGCGTTGGGCCGGGCAGCATCGGCTATCGGCGAGGCTGAAGAGCCGGAGCGGATCGAGAAGTTCCTGAACGACTCGGACCCCAAGGCCAAGGCAGCGCTCGAAGCCCGCTGA
- a CDS encoding ABC transporter ATP-binding protein: protein MSLTTAAPQLHAEALTIGYEQRVISENLNVRIPEGQFTVIVGPNACGKSTLLRALARLIKPRSGQVLLDGKSVTALPAKELARRLGLLPQSSIAPDGITVADLVARGRYPHQKLLRQWSEADENAVVDAMEATGVAALSGRLVDELSGGQRQRVWVAMVLAQQTPLMLLDEPTTFLDIAHQIELLELFRELNLDKGHTLVAVLHDLNHASRYADHIIAMKDGVVVAEGAPADVITESLVEEVFGMACRIIDDPVTHTPLVVPLGRPRHSAVTD, encoded by the coding sequence ATGAGCCTCACCACCGCTGCCCCGCAGCTGCACGCCGAAGCACTCACCATCGGCTACGAGCAACGCGTCATTTCCGAGAACCTCAACGTGCGGATCCCCGAGGGGCAGTTCACGGTGATTGTCGGGCCCAATGCGTGTGGCAAATCAACACTGCTGCGCGCCCTCGCCCGGCTCATCAAGCCCCGCAGCGGTCAGGTGCTGCTGGACGGGAAATCCGTGACCGCGCTTCCCGCGAAAGAACTTGCCCGGCGTCTGGGGCTCTTGCCGCAGTCTTCCATCGCGCCCGACGGCATCACCGTGGCGGACCTCGTGGCCCGTGGACGGTACCCGCACCAAAAACTGCTGCGCCAGTGGTCCGAGGCTGACGAGAATGCAGTTGTCGACGCCATGGAGGCCACCGGCGTCGCAGCCCTGTCCGGCCGTTTGGTGGACGAACTGTCCGGCGGGCAGCGGCAGCGAGTGTGGGTGGCCATGGTCCTCGCCCAGCAAACACCGCTGATGCTGCTGGACGAACCCACCACGTTCCTGGACATAGCCCATCAGATTGAACTGTTGGAACTCTTCCGCGAGCTCAACCTGGACAAGGGCCACACCCTGGTTGCCGTGCTGCACGACCTCAACCATGCCAGCCGCTACGCGGACCACATCATCGCCATGAAGGACGGCGTGGTGGTGGCCGAGGGCGCTCCCGCTGACGTGATCACCGAGTCCTTGGTGGAGGAAGTCTTCGGGATGGCCTGCCGGATTATTGACGATCCCGTGACGCACACGCCGCTGGTGGTTCCGCTGGGGCGGCCGCGGCACTCCGCTGTTACGGACTGA
- the fepG gene encoding iron-enterobactin ABC transporter permease, whose translation MTRLDQSNRTDFGRSTAVVRNRWLSFRVDIRSILVCIPLILAALAVAVASLATGDYDVSVPQVLQAFAGDAPGLAQTIVMEWRLPRVLAALVFGAALGMSGGIFQSMTRNPLGSPDIIGFNTGAYTGALIVMLTIGGGYLGIAAGALVGGILTALAVYLLAYRRGSQGFRLIIVGIGISAMLAAFNHWLILQAELEAALAAAVWGAGSLNGITWEQAAPAAVVVAVVGLGTLAAARRMQLLEMGDDAARALGVRAEPTRLLLLVLGVALTAAVTAVAGPIAFVALAAPQLARRLTRSAGITLVPSAVMGAFLLAASDLAAQRLFAPIQLPVGVVTVCIGGIYLVWLLAREARKS comes from the coding sequence GTGACGCGCCTGGACCAGAGCAACCGCACCGACTTTGGCCGGTCCACCGCTGTGGTCCGAAACCGTTGGCTGAGCTTCCGTGTCGACATCCGCAGCATCCTTGTCTGCATCCCGTTGATTCTGGCCGCGCTGGCCGTGGCGGTGGCCAGCCTGGCAACCGGTGATTACGACGTTTCAGTGCCGCAAGTACTCCAGGCCTTCGCCGGTGACGCACCGGGTCTTGCCCAAACCATAGTCATGGAGTGGCGGCTCCCGCGCGTCCTGGCAGCACTGGTCTTCGGTGCAGCACTTGGCATGAGCGGCGGAATCTTCCAGTCCATGACCCGCAACCCGCTGGGCAGCCCGGACATCATCGGCTTCAACACCGGCGCCTACACCGGAGCGCTGATCGTGATGCTGACCATCGGCGGCGGATATTTAGGCATCGCTGCAGGGGCCTTGGTTGGCGGAATCCTCACCGCGTTGGCCGTCTACTTGCTCGCCTACCGCCGCGGCTCCCAAGGTTTCCGGCTCATCATTGTGGGCATCGGCATCAGTGCCATGCTGGCCGCCTTCAACCACTGGCTGATCCTGCAGGCCGAGCTTGAGGCCGCGCTGGCGGCCGCCGTCTGGGGAGCCGGGTCCCTCAACGGCATCACCTGGGAGCAAGCGGCGCCCGCCGCCGTCGTGGTTGCAGTGGTTGGCTTGGGCACGTTGGCAGCCGCCCGCCGGATGCAGTTGCTGGAAATGGGCGACGACGCCGCACGCGCCTTGGGCGTCCGGGCGGAACCCACCCGCTTGCTGCTGCTGGTCCTCGGCGTCGCACTGACGGCTGCTGTCACCGCGGTTGCCGGTCCCATCGCTTTCGTTGCCCTCGCGGCACCGCAACTTGCGCGGCGGCTCACTCGAAGCGCGGGCATCACGTTGGTTCCCTCTGCCGTGATGGGAGCCTTCCTGCTGGCAGCGAGCGACCTCGCGGCCCAACGCCTCTTTGCCCCGATCCAGCTGCCAGTGGGCGTTGTGACGGTATGCATCGGCGGAATCTACCTCGTTTGGCTGCTGGCCAGGGAAGCAAGGAAATCATGA
- a CDS encoding iron chelate uptake ABC transporter family permease subunit has protein sequence MSPVAAPALPAVSAAAGSGVVNKSRWRVLFLALAAAALVGAVLLSLGVGAKFIPASTVLEAFTNPQDSADHAIILQNRLPRTLMGIAVGVSLGVAGALIQAITRNPLADPGILGVNAGASFAIVVAIGVFGIGSLSGYIWFAFAGAILTTAAVYLIGTSGRNVVNPIRLTLAGVALGAVLTGIGSGLTLLNPRAFDHLRSWSIGSLDTRSMESVLTVAPFMGLGLVIAVFCVGGLNAMALGDDLATSLGANVNRTRILGVVAITLLSGAATAGAGAIGFVGLMIPHVARWIVGPDQRWILATTVVLSPILLLVSDVVGRIAAPGELQVGVVTAFIGAPVLIALARRRKVSGL, from the coding sequence ATGTCCCCGGTAGCCGCTCCTGCCCTTCCGGCTGTCAGCGCGGCTGCCGGTTCCGGCGTCGTCAATAAGTCCCGGTGGAGGGTCCTCTTCCTCGCCCTGGCAGCGGCCGCCCTGGTGGGTGCGGTGTTGCTCAGCCTGGGTGTTGGAGCCAAGTTCATCCCGGCATCGACGGTCCTTGAGGCCTTCACCAACCCACAGGACTCCGCCGATCACGCGATCATCCTGCAGAACCGGCTCCCCCGCACCTTGATGGGGATCGCGGTAGGAGTCTCCCTAGGCGTGGCCGGTGCGCTCATCCAAGCGATCACGCGCAATCCCTTGGCTGATCCGGGCATCCTGGGCGTCAACGCCGGCGCGTCGTTTGCCATTGTGGTTGCCATTGGCGTCTTCGGGATTGGCTCACTGAGCGGCTATATCTGGTTTGCGTTCGCCGGCGCCATCCTCACCACGGCTGCCGTGTACCTGATTGGCACCTCCGGCAGGAACGTGGTGAATCCCATCAGGCTCACTTTGGCCGGTGTTGCCTTGGGCGCCGTCCTCACCGGCATCGGCTCAGGGCTGACGCTCCTGAATCCCAGGGCTTTTGACCACCTGCGCTCGTGGAGCATCGGCTCGTTGGACACCCGCAGCATGGAATCGGTCCTGACTGTGGCGCCGTTCATGGGCCTGGGCTTGGTGATCGCCGTGTTCTGCGTGGGCGGGCTCAACGCCATGGCGCTGGGCGACGACCTCGCCACTTCCTTGGGCGCCAACGTCAACCGCACCCGCATCCTGGGCGTCGTGGCCATCACCCTCCTCAGCGGAGCGGCAACAGCCGGTGCAGGTGCCATCGGTTTCGTGGGCCTCATGATTCCGCACGTAGCCCGCTGGATTGTGGGCCCGGACCAGCGGTGGATCCTTGCCACCACCGTGGTGCTCTCCCCCATCCTGCTGCTGGTGTCGGACGTAGTGGGCCGGATCGCTGCTCCCGGGGAACTCCAAGTGGGCGTGGTGACCGCATTCATTGGCGCGCCGGTGCTGATTGCCCTTGCACGGCGGCGGAAAGTGAGTGGGCTGTGA
- a CDS encoding iron-siderophore ABC transporter substrate-binding protein → MAVRKLVLKAAGAVLAVGLIAGCGTSGGSGSAAGNADVATGGSKFTTADQETAKLGTDAAPGVFPRTLKHANGETTLEKKPTRVVVLDTGELDDVVTLGVTPVGMATTEGANPVPTYLADKVKDVASVGTIQDLNLEAIAALKPDLILGSQLRADKLYKQLSTIAPTVFSIRPGFPWKENFLLVGKSLGEEDKAVKALNDYQAEADALKADVKGDPKISLVRFLPGKIRLYANKSLIGVILKDAGLARPENQDIDELAAEISAENIEQGDADWIFYSSYGDPAATGETSVVEGAVWPKLGAVKAGQAKAVSDDVWFLGLGPTGAQLILKDLRSMLAG, encoded by the coding sequence ATGGCAGTGCGCAAGCTTGTGCTGAAGGCGGCAGGTGCCGTCCTGGCGGTTGGCCTGATCGCGGGCTGCGGCACCAGTGGTGGCTCAGGGTCTGCTGCCGGCAACGCCGATGTTGCCACGGGCGGCTCCAAGTTCACCACCGCGGACCAGGAGACGGCCAAATTGGGCACCGACGCCGCTCCCGGTGTCTTTCCCCGCACGCTCAAGCACGCCAACGGTGAAACCACGTTGGAGAAGAAGCCCACCCGCGTGGTGGTTCTGGACACCGGTGAACTGGACGACGTCGTAACCCTTGGCGTCACTCCGGTGGGCATGGCAACCACCGAAGGCGCCAACCCGGTCCCCACCTACCTGGCCGACAAGGTCAAGGATGTGGCGTCGGTAGGCACCATCCAGGACCTCAACCTTGAGGCCATCGCTGCCCTGAAGCCGGATCTCATTTTGGGTAGCCAACTCAGGGCCGACAAGTTGTACAAGCAGCTCTCCACCATTGCTCCCACGGTGTTCAGCATCCGCCCCGGCTTCCCTTGGAAGGAAAACTTCCTGCTGGTGGGCAAGTCCCTGGGCGAGGAAGACAAAGCCGTCAAGGCACTCAACGACTACCAGGCCGAAGCCGATGCGCTCAAGGCTGACGTGAAGGGCGATCCCAAGATCTCCCTGGTGCGCTTCCTCCCGGGCAAGATCCGTTTGTACGCGAACAAGTCGCTGATCGGCGTGATCCTCAAGGACGCCGGGCTGGCCCGTCCGGAGAACCAGGACATCGATGAACTCGCAGCCGAGATCTCGGCCGAGAACATCGAGCAGGGCGATGCCGACTGGATCTTCTACAGCAGCTACGGCGACCCCGCGGCCACGGGCGAAACCTCCGTGGTTGAAGGCGCTGTCTGGCCCAAGCTCGGCGCAGTCAAAGCCGGCCAGGCCAAGGCCGTCAGCGACGACGTCTGGTTCCTGGGGCTCGGCCCCACCGGCGCGCAGCTGATCCTCAAGGACCTCCGCAGCATGCTGGCCGGCTAA
- a CDS encoding SipW-dependent-type signal peptide-containing protein gives MVASTASPETDPGQRDIGSRKSPKVRAILAGGLVLGVGAAITLAAWNDSEFAQGTFTAGAFNLEGSTDGTSFGENPVDDPATLGFTAAPANLAPGDVVTAPFAVRLDDTTSNDATVTVTTETSTGALTGLTYSLTQSAGFGCGEPVTETLVAAGQALGTTPASVTFDLVQGSGTANGTAVNLCFRITADDGLVQSQSGTTTWEFAAQSQ, from the coding sequence GTGGTTGCATCAACAGCGTCGCCGGAAACGGACCCGGGCCAGCGTGACATCGGGTCCCGGAAATCACCGAAAGTCCGTGCCATCCTTGCCGGCGGACTGGTCCTGGGGGTAGGCGCAGCCATCACCTTGGCAGCTTGGAATGACTCCGAATTTGCCCAGGGAACCTTCACGGCAGGTGCCTTCAACCTCGAGGGCAGCACGGATGGGACATCGTTCGGAGAGAACCCCGTCGACGACCCGGCAACGCTCGGCTTTACTGCCGCGCCGGCCAACCTGGCACCCGGCGACGTCGTCACGGCGCCTTTCGCAGTCAGGTTGGACGACACCACGAGCAACGACGCCACCGTCACAGTCACCACGGAGACCTCCACCGGAGCCCTCACCGGCCTGACCTACTCGCTGACGCAGTCCGCTGGCTTCGGGTGTGGAGAACCCGTCACGGAAACGTTGGTGGCAGCCGGGCAGGCACTGGGCACCACGCCGGCCAGTGTCACCTTCGACCTGGTGCAGGGAAGCGGCACGGCCAATGGCACCGCCGTGAACCTCTGCTTCCGGATTACCGCAGATGATGGCCTCGTCCAATCCCAATCCGGGACCACCACCTGGGAATTCGCCGCACAATCGCAGTAA
- a CDS encoding SipW-dependent-type signal peptide-containing protein, whose amino-acid sequence MGRREAETQRGAALIRIRALLAGALVLGLGSSVTLASWTDSDFAAGAFGASVFVTESNVTKPYNASGTWSANDVAPGAALVFTATSMSPGSVVYAPFALRTKANSVAGEVVLGIPAVTSSGTGTAELGAALRYRVVRSATCDAASFTGTPTFVVGSDGAKPLTQGQAAGVVNPLSAASATLPGTPAQFCFEVTLPAGANNALQGQTATATWQFTATSSS is encoded by the coding sequence ATGGGCAGACGAGAAGCCGAAACCCAGCGCGGTGCGGCGCTGATCCGCATTCGTGCGCTGCTGGCAGGGGCCTTGGTGCTGGGGCTGGGCAGTTCCGTGACCCTTGCTTCGTGGACTGACAGCGACTTTGCCGCCGGTGCCTTTGGCGCGAGCGTATTCGTCACCGAGTCCAACGTCACCAAACCGTACAACGCGTCAGGGACGTGGAGTGCCAACGACGTTGCGCCCGGTGCAGCGTTGGTGTTCACGGCCACTTCCATGAGCCCGGGCAGTGTGGTCTATGCCCCCTTCGCCCTCCGAACCAAGGCAAACTCGGTGGCGGGCGAGGTGGTGCTCGGGATTCCGGCCGTAACCAGCAGCGGGACGGGAACCGCCGAGCTTGGCGCCGCCCTGCGCTACAGGGTGGTCCGCTCGGCTACCTGCGATGCTGCGTCCTTCACCGGAACACCCACCTTCGTAGTGGGCAGCGACGGCGCCAAGCCGTTGACGCAAGGGCAGGCTGCCGGCGTCGTCAATCCCTTGTCGGCAGCGTCGGCGACGCTGCCTGGAACGCCCGCGCAGTTCTGCTTCGAGGTCACTCTGCCGGCTGGTGCCAACAACGCGCTCCAAGGCCAGACTGCTACTGCGACCTGGCAGTTCACTGCCACCTCGAGCTCATGA
- a CDS encoding signal peptidase I — protein MSGRRFRSRLRETLLNLAAVGGAVCILAVVCALLFNITLVMFKTGSMSPAIPAGSLAVVRQIPAADIGIGDVVTVDRPGKLPITHRVQSVEPAQGAARTITMKGDANTEADPAPYVVEKVRLVIWSAPGLAHPLAAAANPVVLGATTVAVSALVTWVLWPRSTRRRRTGQHVAA, from the coding sequence ATGAGCGGCCGCCGATTCCGCAGCAGGCTGCGTGAAACATTGCTGAACCTTGCTGCCGTGGGCGGCGCCGTCTGCATCCTGGCGGTGGTGTGTGCCCTGCTCTTCAATATCACCTTGGTCATGTTCAAAACGGGGTCCATGTCCCCGGCCATTCCGGCCGGATCACTGGCGGTGGTCCGCCAAATCCCGGCAGCTGATATCGGCATCGGGGATGTAGTCACCGTGGACAGGCCCGGCAAACTGCCCATCACGCACCGGGTCCAATCCGTGGAGCCTGCGCAGGGAGCCGCCCGGACCATCACCATGAAAGGCGACGCCAACACTGAAGCCGATCCCGCCCCTTACGTGGTGGAGAAAGTCCGGCTGGTGATCTGGTCCGCGCCGGGGCTCGCGCACCCGCTGGCGGCTGCGGCCAACCCCGTGGTCCTCGGCGCCACCACGGTTGCCGTGTCCGCATTGGTGACGTGGGTGCTGTGGCCGAGGAGCACTCGCAGACGAAGGACCGGACAACATGTGGCGGCTTAG